From the Methanoculleus sp. SDB genome, one window contains:
- a CDS encoding MBL fold metallo-hydrolase → MKITIIYDNTAFRKDLQADWGFSALVEVENGPRILFDTGGNGKILLGNMEKLGIDPSSIDEVFISHSHFDHIGGLSDFLNENDRAKIYIPPSFRGLRGRDVITIPHPAKIHENIFSTGELEEIEQSMGVITAKGIVMIVGCAHPHMGTILDTARQFGKIHGIVGGLHGFRDLALFRDLELLCPVHCTRHKAELKRRYPKKYIEGGAGKVIEM, encoded by the coding sequence ATGAAAATTACTATCATCTATGACAATACGGCTTTTCGGAAAGATCTTCAGGCAGACTGGGGTTTTTCCGCGTTGGTGGAAGTAGAAAATGGTCCCAGGATATTGTTCGATACCGGTGGAAATGGGAAAATTTTGCTCGGTAATATGGAAAAACTGGGAATTGATCCGTCGTCGATCGATGAAGTGTTCATTTCGCATTCCCATTTTGACCATATAGGAGGCCTTTCTGATTTCTTGAACGAAAATGACAGGGCAAAAATATATATTCCGCCGTCCTTTCGTGGATTGAGAGGACGAGATGTCATTACCATACCGCACCCGGCCAAAATTCATGAAAATATCTTTTCTACCGGTGAATTAGAGGAAATTGAGCAAAGCATGGGGGTTATTACCGCGAAGGGAATTGTCATGATTGTCGGCTGTGCTCACCCCCATATGGGTACCATTCTCGATACTGCGAGGCAATTCGGGAAAATCCATGGAATCGTCGGAGGGCTCCACGGGTTTCGTGACTTGGCATTATTCCGGGATCTGGAATTGCTGTGTCCCGTTCATTGCACCCGGCACAAAGCCGAACTGAAAAGACGGTATCCTAAAAAATATATTGAGGGCGGAGCCGGAAAGGTCATTGAGATGTAG
- a CDS encoding SOUL heme-binding protein, producing MTETVAYEEVGRIGDVELRRYPKLLLATVTGYGDGGFSLLFNYISGANRPREKIPMTAPVITSEKIPMTTPVVSEGGSISFVLPERYLEQAPPEPEDRQIKLQEVPARDVAVIRFRGYADDATVKQMQAQLLSILQANGIRSLGEPFLMRYNAPITPGFMRRNEVGIAIERRDG from the coding sequence ATGACAGAAACGGTAGCATACGAGGAAGTTGGTCGAATCGGAGATGTCGAGCTCCGGAGATATCCGAAACTCCTGCTCGCGACCGTCACGGGATACGGCGACGGGGGCTTTTCACTCTTGTTCAACTACATATCCGGGGCCAATCGCCCGCGGGAAAAGATCCCGATGACTGCTCCCGTCATCACCTCCGAAAAGATCCCGATGACGACTCCCGTGGTATCCGAAGGCGGCAGCATCTCGTTCGTGCTGCCCGAAAGGTACCTGGAACAGGCGCCGCCGGAGCCGGAAGACCGGCAGATCAAACTTCAGGAGGTCCCCGCCCGGGATGTCGCCGTGATCCGCTTTCGTGGCTATGCCGATGACGCGACGGTGAAGCAGATGCAGGCGCAGCTTCTCTCTATCCTGCAGGCGAACGGTATCCGAAGCCTCGGAGAACCCTTCCTGATGCGCTACAACGCACCCATCACGCCTGGTTTCATGCGCAGGAACGAGGTTGGGATAGCGATCGAGAGGAGGGACGGATAA
- a CDS encoding erythromycin esterase produces the protein MTHATLDDWIRDRAIPFSTGPPATFDAAVDRLIVSLGDAIELLGFGEALHGGEEILQHRNRLFERLVEKHGYSAIAVESSFPKGRLVDEYIAGRGPASYEEVQEAGFSHGFGRLEANRELVEWMRTYNADPSHRVRLRFYGFDSPTEMTGSDSPRRLLDFVLAYLASADPDAGTEFRGRIEPLIGPDARWENPAAMMDPAQSVGLSPEATALRIATEDLMTELQVRRPALAATSGGDRYREAMQHAVVAWQLLNYHAAVATPGSTERIVRLLGMRDAMMADNLAYMISAEQGRGKVLAFAHNSHLRRGKAQWQLGPHALAWWTAGAHLNEMFGPRYAVIGSAVGVSDENGIGRPESGTFEARLAAVPGTGLFIPVHGGGELAAEIASLPARSASTKNSTYFPLTPHNVTDFDWLAFLEATGYSRGGPPLQ, from the coding sequence ATGACGCATGCAACGCTCGATGACTGGATCCGGGACAGGGCCATCCCGTTCTCCACCGGCCCGCCCGCTACGTTCGACGCGGCTGTCGACAGGCTCATCGTGTCCCTCGGCGATGCGATTGAGCTGCTCGGCTTCGGGGAAGCGCTTCACGGCGGCGAGGAGATCCTCCAACACAGGAACCGGCTCTTTGAGCGCCTCGTGGAAAAGCACGGCTACAGCGCGATTGCCGTCGAGAGCAGTTTTCCGAAAGGCCGCCTCGTCGACGAGTATATTGCCGGCCGGGGCCCGGCATCGTACGAAGAGGTGCAGGAGGCCGGCTTCAGCCACGGCTTCGGGCGGCTCGAGGCCAACCGCGAACTCGTGGAGTGGATGCGGACCTACAATGCGGATCCGTCCCATCGCGTGAGGCTCCGGTTCTACGGCTTCGACAGCCCGACAGAAATGACCGGCAGCGACAGCCCGCGCCGGTTACTGGATTTCGTGCTCGCGTATCTCGCCTCGGCGGACCCTGACGCAGGCACGGAGTTTCGCGGACGCATCGAGCCGCTGATCGGCCCGGACGCCAGGTGGGAGAATCCCGCTGCGATGATGGATCCGGCACAGTCGGTGGGCCTCTCCCCGGAGGCGACTGCGCTGCGGATCGCGACGGAAGATTTGATGACGGAACTGCAGGTGCGCCGGCCCGCGCTGGCGGCGACAAGCGGCGGTGATCGCTACCGGGAGGCCATGCAGCATGCAGTGGTCGCATGGCAGCTGCTGAACTACCATGCCGCGGTGGCAACGCCGGGTTCGACCGAGCGGATTGTCCGGCTGCTCGGCATGCGCGACGCGATGATGGCGGATAACCTGGCCTATATGATCTCCGCCGAGCAAGGCAGGGGGAAGGTGCTGGCCTTCGCGCACAACAGCCACCTGCGGCGGGGAAAGGCACAGTGGCAGCTGGGCCCCCACGCGCTCGCGTGGTGGACGGCGGGGGCGCACCTCAACGAGATGTTCGGCCCGCGCTATGCCGTCATCGGCTCGGCGGTGGGCGTGTCGGATGAAAACGGCATCGGAAGGCCCGAATCCGGCACGTTCGAGGCCCGGCTGGCTGCCGTGCCGGGAACGGGGCTGTTCATCCCGGTTCACGGCGGCGGGGAACTTGCAGCGGAGATCGCCTCGCTTCCGGCCCGTTCGGCCAGCACGAAGAACTCGACCTACTTCCCGCTCACTCCTCACAACGTCACCGACTTCGACTGGCTGGCGTTTCTGGAGGCAACGGGGTACAGCCGCGGCGGGCCGCCGCTGCAGTAG
- a CDS encoding cytidine deaminase: MDEFMQAAIEEARQGLREGGIPIGSVLVIDGSIVGRGHNRRVQQGSAVLHAEMDCLENAGRLSPAEYRRAVLYSTLSPCDMCSGAVLLYKIPKVVIGENRTFKGPEEYLRSRGVELVILHDEECLRMMRDFIAANPALWDEDIGKG, from the coding sequence ATGGATGAATTCATGCAGGCGGCTATTGAAGAAGCCAGACAGGGACTCCGGGAAGGCGGCATCCCCATCGGATCGGTGCTGGTGATCGACGGCAGCATCGTCGGCCGCGGGCACAATCGCAGGGTGCAGCAGGGCAGCGCTGTTTTGCATGCGGAAATGGACTGCCTTGAAAATGCGGGCCGGCTTTCACCCGCAGAGTACCGCCGGGCGGTGCTGTATTCGACGCTCTCCCCGTGCGACATGTGCAGCGGAGCGGTCCTGCTCTACAAAATACCAAAAGTCGTGATCGGTGAAAACCGGACCTTTAAAGGGCCGGAGGAGTATCTCCGGTCACGGGGCGTGGAACTGGTTATCTTGCACGACGAAGAGTGCCTACGAATGATGCGCGATTTTATCGCCGCCAATCCGGCATTGTGGGATGAGGATATCGGGAAAGGGTAG